A DNA window from Lutra lutra chromosome 8, mLutLut1.2, whole genome shotgun sequence contains the following coding sequences:
- the PTF1A gene encoding pancreas transcription factor 1 subunit alpha gives MDAVLLEHFPGGLDAFPSPYFDEEDFFTDQSSRDPLEDGDELLADEQAEVEFLSHQLHEYCYRDGACLLLQPAPPAAPHALAPPPLGGPGEPEEGGGGYCCEAGAPPGGFPYSPGSPPSCLAYPCAGATVLSPGARLRGLSGAAAAAAARRRRRVRSEAELQQLRQAANVRERRRMQSINDAFEGLRSHIPTLPYEKRLSKVDTLRLAIGYINFLSELVQADLPLRGGGAGGGGGPGGGGRLGGDSPGSQAQKVIICHRGTRSPSPSDPDYGLPPLAGHSLSWTDEKQLKEQNIIRTAKVWTPEDPRKLNSKSSFNNIENEPPFEFVS, from the exons ATGGACGCGGTGCTGCTAGAGCACTTCCCCGGGGGCTTGGACGCCTTCCCGTCTCCTTACTTTGACGAGGAGGACTTCTTCACCGACCAGTCCTCTCGGGACCCTCTGGAGGACGGCGATGAGCTGCTGGCGGACGAGCAGGCCGAGGTGGAGTTCCTCAGCCACCAGCTGCACGAGTACTGCTACCGCGACGGGGCGTGCCTGCTGCTGCAGCCCGCGCCTCCGGCGGCCCCGCACGCGCTCGCCCCGCCGCCCTTGGGGGGTCCGGGCGAGCCGGAGGAAGGCGGCGGCGGCTACTGCTGCGAGGCAGGGGCGCCCCCCGGCGGCTTCCCCTACTCGCCCGGCTCCCCGCCCTCGTGCCTGGCCTACCCGTGCGCGGGGGCGACCGTGCTGTCCCCCGGGGCTCGGCTGCGCGGCCTgagcggggcggcggcggcggcagcggcgcggcggcggcggcgggtgCGCTCCGAGGCGGAGCTGCAGCAGCTGCGGCAGGCGGCCAACGTGCGCGAGCGGCGGCGCATGCAGTCCATCAACGACGCCTTCGAAGGGCTGCGCTCGCACATCCCCACGCTGCCCTACGAGAAGCGCCTCTCCAAGGTGGACACGCTGCGCCTGGCCATCGGCTACATCAACTTCCTCAGCGAGCTTGTGCAGGCCGACCTACCACtgcgcggcggcggcgcgggcggcggcggggggccgggcggcggcgggcgcCTGGGCGGGGACAGCCCGGGCAGCCAGGCCCAGAAGGTCATCATCTGCCATCGGGGCACCC GGTCTCCCTCCCCCAGCGACCCGGATTATGGCCTCCCTCCCCTTGCAGGACATTCCCTCTCATGGACTGATGAAAAGCAACtcaaagaacaaaatattatCCGAACAGCTAAAGTGTGGACCCCAGAGGACCCCAGAAAACTCAACAGCAAATCTTCCTTCAACAACATAGAAAACGAACCGCCCTTTGAGTTTGTGTCCTGA